A section of the Verrucomicrobium sp. GAS474 genome encodes:
- a CDS encoding PAS domain S-box protein, translating to MPEKESLPPRGDLERAVRIYETILSTTDDFAYIFDLQGRFLYANVSLLKVWDKTLDQIVGKTCHELDYPAWHADMHMREIEEVIRTKAPIRGEVPFTGGSGIYGIYDYIFKPVLDEAGNVEVIVGTTRDVTERKGSEEALYRMAAVVESSDDAIIGKTLDGIIRSWNRGAERIFGYTAEEAVGQPIFLLIPKELHEEELSILARLSRGERLEHFETVRLAKGGRKISLSLTVSPIRDASGKIIGASKIARDITEDKKRQEALRESEARFRTMADAAPMLIWEAGPDKLCTYFNQTWLAFVGRSLEQQVGDGWVETLHPDDLAPSVRIYTSAFDARLPFEMEYRVLHHTGEYRWLLGHGAPRFGSQGTFQGYIGASVDITDSVAARQTAVERRQELERLVTERTASLQEAVSQMEEFSYSVSHDLRAPLRAMQGYATAVLEDYGEKLDEEGRAYLQRIISSGSRMDRLTRDVLVYSKIPRSSMPLNPLSLENLVSDIAQQYIRTKTREAEITVVNPLLPVVGNESFLSQAISNLVDNAAKFFSPDRPPRIRIWTEACGDQVRLWVEDNGIGIKPEHQSRIWGMFERVHPQHLYEGTGIGLAIVRKTVEKMNGTMGVISDGFSGSRFWIQLPGI from the coding sequence ATGCCTGAGAAAGAATCCCTTCCCCCTCGGGGCGACCTGGAGCGAGCCGTTCGCATCTACGAGACGATTCTTTCGACGACTGACGATTTCGCCTACATCTTCGACCTCCAAGGTCGCTTCCTCTACGCCAACGTCTCCCTCCTGAAGGTCTGGGACAAGACCCTCGACCAGATCGTCGGCAAGACCTGCCACGAATTGGACTACCCCGCCTGGCACGCCGACATGCACATGCGCGAGATCGAGGAAGTCATCCGGACCAAGGCCCCGATCCGGGGCGAGGTCCCCTTCACCGGGGGGAGCGGCATCTACGGGATTTACGACTACATCTTCAAGCCGGTCCTCGACGAGGCGGGCAACGTCGAGGTCATCGTCGGGACGACCCGGGACGTGACCGAGCGGAAAGGGAGCGAGGAAGCCCTCTACCGGATGGCCGCCGTCGTCGAGTCGTCCGACGACGCCATCATCGGCAAGACCCTCGACGGCATCATCCGATCGTGGAACCGGGGCGCCGAACGGATCTTCGGCTACACGGCGGAGGAAGCCGTCGGGCAGCCCATCTTCCTCCTGATCCCGAAGGAGTTGCACGAGGAGGAACTCTCCATCCTGGCCCGGCTCAGCCGGGGCGAGCGGCTCGAGCACTTCGAGACCGTCCGCCTCGCCAAGGGAGGCCGGAAGATCTCCCTTTCCCTGACCGTTTCCCCGATCCGGGACGCCAGTGGAAAAATCATCGGCGCCTCCAAGATCGCCCGGGACATCACCGAGGACAAAAAACGGCAGGAAGCCCTCCGCGAGAGCGAAGCCCGCTTCCGCACCATGGCCGACGCCGCCCCGATGCTGATCTGGGAAGCGGGCCCCGACAAGCTCTGCACCTATTTCAACCAAACCTGGCTCGCCTTCGTCGGCCGGAGCCTCGAGCAGCAGGTCGGCGACGGCTGGGTCGAGACCCTCCACCCCGACGACCTCGCCCCCTCCGTTCGGATCTACACGTCGGCCTTCGACGCCCGCCTTCCCTTCGAGATGGAGTACCGCGTCCTCCACCACACGGGGGAATACCGGTGGCTCCTCGGCCACGGCGCGCCCCGTTTCGGCAGCCAGGGCACCTTCCAGGGCTACATCGGCGCGAGCGTCGACATCACTGACAGCGTCGCCGCGAGGCAGACCGCGGTGGAGCGACGCCAGGAACTGGAGCGGCTGGTCACGGAACGGACCGCCTCGCTTCAGGAAGCCGTCTCCCAGATGGAGGAGTTTTCCTACAGCGTCTCCCACGACCTCCGCGCGCCGCTCCGCGCCATGCAGGGCTACGCCACCGCCGTGCTGGAGGACTACGGGGAAAAACTCGACGAGGAGGGCCGGGCCTACCTCCAGCGGATCATCAGTTCGGGATCGCGGATGGACCGCCTCACGCGGGACGTCCTCGTCTACAGCAAGATCCCCCGCTCCTCGATGCCCCTGAACCCCCTCTCCCTCGAAAACCTGGTTTCGGACATCGCCCAGCAATATATCCGGACGAAGACCCGGGAGGCCGAAATCACGGTCGTGAACCCGCTCCTACCGGTGGTGGGGAACGAGTCGTTCCTCTCCCAGGCGATCTCCAACCTCGTCGACAATGCGGCGAAGTTCTTCTCCCCCGACCGCCCTCCCCGGATCCGGATCTGGACCGAAGCCTGTGGGGACCAGGTCCGGCTCTGGGTCGAGGACAACGGGATCGGCATCAAGCCCGAGCACCAGTCCCGCATCTGGGGTATGTTCGAGCGGGTCCATCCGCAGCATTTGTACGAGGGGACCGGCATCGGATTGGCGATCGTCCGGAAAACCGTCGAAAAAATGAACGGCACCATGGGCGTGATCTCGGACGGCTTCTCGGGAAGCCGGTTCTGGATTCAACTTCCCGGCATCTAA
- a CDS encoding cyclic nucleotide-binding domain-containing protein gives MISRLKSIFAKALPSSAPAAGNDEVIRQLPLFHTLTRRERGLLRLILHERTYTAGEVICEEGEEGLSMYVIIEGKATAFRTGDRERRELTLGVGDSFGEMALLQGARRPATLVASESPTRLLSLFQPELLQLLEGHHRIGYKISYQLACMISKRFRTFLARETGNELIH, from the coding sequence GTGATCTCCCGGCTGAAATCGATCTTTGCCAAGGCTCTCCCTTCTTCGGCCCCGGCGGCGGGGAATGACGAGGTGATCCGGCAATTGCCGCTCTTCCACACCCTGACCCGGCGGGAGCGGGGCCTGCTGCGGCTGATCCTCCACGAGCGGACCTACACGGCGGGCGAGGTGATCTGCGAGGAGGGGGAAGAGGGGCTCAGCATGTATGTGATCATCGAGGGGAAGGCGACGGCCTTCCGCACGGGCGACCGGGAACGGCGCGAATTGACCCTCGGCGTCGGCGATTCCTTCGGCGAAATGGCTCTGCTGCAAGGGGCGCGGCGTCCCGCGACCCTCGTCGCGTCGGAGAGCCCGACCCGGCTGCTGAGCCTCTTCCAGCCCGAGTTACTCCAGCTTCTCGAGGGGCATCACCGGATCGGGTACAAGATTTCCTACCAGCTGGCCTGCATGATCTCGAAGCGGTTCAGGACGTTCCTGGCGCGGGAGACGGGAAACGAGTTGATCCATTGA
- a CDS encoding beta-ketoacyl-ACP synthase III, with protein MPGTRKHPRQAHPRRNASIVATGMYLPERVLTNAELEKLVDTTDEWIQTRTGIKERRIAAEGEFTSDLGAKAALDAMHEGGIFADEIDLIIVATCTADTIFPSTACRIQQKIGAKKAAAFDIQAACSGFLYGLIVAEQFVASHVYETVLVIGAEKLSSIVNWKDRNTCVLFGDGAGAVIIRNRAEGHGILASDMGADGSQSDILSLPSSGCAIPVSEAVIQEGLQYLQMSGKEVYKHAVTAMNSSAEKTLARAGLKGSDIALVVPHQANLRIIETLAQKLKTDMDHCYVNIGRYGNMSAACIPVALHEASKEGRLKAGDNVLMVAFGGGLTWASVALEW; from the coding sequence ATGCCCGGAACCCGCAAGCACCCTCGTCAAGCCCATCCCCGCCGCAACGCCTCGATCGTGGCGACCGGCATGTACCTCCCGGAGCGGGTCCTCACCAACGCCGAGCTCGAAAAGCTCGTCGACACCACCGACGAGTGGATCCAGACCCGGACCGGCATCAAGGAACGGCGCATCGCCGCCGAGGGCGAGTTCACCTCCGACCTCGGGGCCAAGGCCGCCCTCGACGCCATGCACGAGGGCGGGATCTTCGCCGACGAGATCGACCTGATCATCGTCGCCACCTGCACCGCCGACACCATCTTCCCCTCCACCGCCTGCCGCATCCAGCAGAAGATCGGCGCGAAGAAGGCCGCCGCCTTCGACATCCAGGCCGCCTGCTCCGGCTTCCTCTACGGCCTCATCGTCGCGGAACAGTTCGTCGCCTCCCACGTCTACGAGACCGTCCTCGTCATCGGCGCGGAAAAACTCTCCTCCATCGTCAACTGGAAGGACCGCAACACCTGCGTCCTCTTCGGCGACGGGGCCGGGGCCGTCATCATCCGCAACCGCGCCGAAGGCCACGGCATCCTGGCGAGCGACATGGGGGCCGACGGCTCCCAGAGCGACATCCTCTCCCTCCCCTCCAGCGGCTGCGCCATCCCGGTCTCCGAGGCCGTGATTCAGGAAGGGCTCCAATACCTCCAGATGTCGGGCAAGGAAGTCTACAAGCACGCCGTCACCGCGATGAACAGCTCCGCCGAGAAGACCCTCGCCCGGGCCGGATTGAAGGGGAGCGACATCGCCCTCGTCGTCCCCCACCAGGCCAACCTCCGCATCATCGAGACCCTGGCCCAGAAGCTGAAGACCGACATGGACCATTGCTACGTCAACATCGGCCGCTACGGCAACATGTCGGCCGCCTGCATCCCCGTCGCCCTCCACGAAGCATCGAAGGAGGGCCGCTTGAAGGCCGGGGACAACGTCCTCATGGTCGCCTTCGGCGGCGGCCTGACGTGGGCCAGCGTCGCGCTGGAGTGGTAG
- a CDS encoding arsenate reductase ArsC: MLPPKPKILFLCTGNSARSILAEFILRHLSKDRFEIYSAGVRPAGEVNPLILRHLREVWKIDASAARSKSVNDLPVQHFDFVITVCDEARKDCPAWPGQPVIAHWGVPDPAQFTGSEEEKLEKIAAVSLLIRRRLELFISLPLEKMDHLRLETTVSEIAQGAK; this comes from the coding sequence ATGCTCCCCCCCAAACCCAAGATCCTCTTTCTCTGCACCGGCAATTCCGCCCGGAGCATTCTCGCCGAATTCATCCTCCGGCACCTCTCCAAAGACCGCTTCGAGATCTACAGCGCCGGCGTCCGTCCCGCCGGGGAAGTGAATCCCCTCATCCTGCGCCACCTGCGCGAAGTCTGGAAAATCGATGCCTCCGCGGCCCGCAGCAAGAGCGTGAACGACCTTCCCGTCCAGCACTTCGACTTCGTCATCACCGTCTGCGACGAGGCCCGCAAAGACTGCCCCGCCTGGCCCGGACAGCCCGTCATCGCCCATTGGGGCGTCCCCGATCCCGCCCAATTCACCGGCAGCGAAGAGGAAAAACTCGAGAAGATTGCCGCCGTCAGCCTCCTCATCCGCCGCCGTCTCGAGCTTTTCATCAGCCTTCCTCTCGAAAAAATGGACCATCTCCGCCTCGAAACCACTGTTTCCGAGATCGCCCAAGGGGCCAAATAA
- a CDS encoding ABC transporter permease subunit, which translates to MSSEPLPDNAEPTFRPSPQRLSVSDLLGRSLLRGFRGAGWINLVVILGVVAVFMGIIDVSRQWQAPLRDKVDIDLSLWALPKYTLFSFTRGMIAYALSLLFTIGYAYWAAYDRRAERFLIQALDALQSLPVMTFLPGLVLACVSFFPHSNVGLEIACILMIFTGQVWNMTFSFYYTLKAIPQDYRDVGRLTGMTRKQFLFGVELPMGASGLVFNSMISMAGGWFFLMTTEAFTLGDHDFRLPGIGSYMSVAQGEGDIVAQIAGGLAMVFIIVVLDQLLWYPLVVLSQRFKMEETQSGPVERSWFLEWIMKSTLINGFLEFIQKPKIFRFDLSAAAVLPASVLPGRDDGKDGAPEWVGQGIYFLAVGALVVLAGCGVWQVILLLKAVPFGEWLKIFGVTTLTGLRVFATIILGTLWTVPVGIWIGKSQKWRGRLQPIIQIIASFPAPMLFVYLLTLVLFVHGTLEWGAIVLMLAGAQWYILFNIISGASVIPAELDEYSRMAGLSGWVKWTRFYLPAIFPSLVTGWVTAEGGAWNASIVSEYVEKSGHAYTATGVGAYINTAMTSEHFGNLAAASLVMIAGFVLIRRVLWKPLQRLSQDRFRILN; encoded by the coding sequence ATGAGCTCCGAACCCCTTCCCGATAACGCTGAGCCGACGTTCCGGCCTTCCCCCCAGCGCCTTTCGGTCTCCGACCTCCTGGGCCGGTCCCTCCTGCGCGGTTTCCGGGGCGCGGGCTGGATCAACCTGGTCGTGATCCTCGGTGTCGTGGCGGTCTTCATGGGGATCATCGACGTCTCCCGCCAGTGGCAGGCCCCGCTCCGCGACAAGGTCGACATCGATCTCTCCCTCTGGGCGTTGCCGAAGTACACGCTCTTTTCCTTCACGCGGGGGATGATCGCCTACGCGCTCTCCCTCCTCTTCACGATCGGCTACGCCTACTGGGCGGCGTACGACCGCCGGGCCGAACGGTTCCTCATCCAGGCGCTCGACGCCCTCCAGAGCCTCCCAGTCATGACGTTCCTCCCGGGCCTCGTCCTCGCCTGCGTCAGTTTCTTCCCCCACTCGAACGTCGGGCTCGAGATCGCCTGCATCCTCATGATCTTCACCGGGCAGGTCTGGAACATGACGTTCAGCTTCTATTACACGCTGAAGGCGATCCCGCAGGATTATCGGGACGTCGGCAGGCTGACGGGGATGACGCGGAAGCAGTTCCTCTTCGGCGTCGAGCTGCCGATGGGGGCCTCGGGCCTCGTCTTCAACAGCATGATCTCGATGGCGGGCGGCTGGTTCTTCCTCATGACGACGGAGGCCTTCACCCTGGGCGACCACGATTTCCGCCTCCCCGGCATCGGCTCCTATATGAGCGTCGCGCAGGGGGAGGGGGACATCGTCGCGCAGATCGCGGGGGGCCTGGCGATGGTCTTCATCATCGTCGTCCTCGACCAGCTCCTCTGGTATCCCCTCGTCGTCCTTTCCCAGCGTTTCAAGATGGAGGAGACCCAGTCGGGCCCCGTCGAGCGGTCGTGGTTCCTCGAATGGATCATGAAATCGACCCTGATCAACGGTTTCCTCGAATTCATCCAGAAGCCGAAGATCTTCCGCTTCGATCTTTCCGCCGCCGCCGTCCTCCCCGCCTCGGTCCTCCCCGGGCGGGACGACGGGAAGGACGGCGCGCCGGAATGGGTGGGGCAGGGGATCTACTTCCTCGCCGTCGGCGCCCTCGTCGTCCTGGCCGGGTGCGGCGTCTGGCAGGTCATCCTGCTGCTGAAGGCGGTCCCCTTCGGGGAATGGCTCAAGATTTTCGGCGTCACCACTCTGACGGGGCTCCGGGTCTTCGCCACGATCATCCTGGGGACGCTGTGGACGGTCCCCGTCGGCATCTGGATCGGGAAGAGCCAGAAATGGCGCGGACGCCTCCAGCCGATCATTCAGATCATCGCCTCCTTCCCCGCGCCGATGCTCTTCGTCTACCTCCTCACGCTGGTCCTCTTCGTCCACGGGACGCTCGAATGGGGGGCGATCGTCCTCATGCTCGCCGGGGCGCAGTGGTATATCCTTTTCAACATCATCAGCGGCGCCTCGGTCATCCCGGCGGAGCTCGACGAATATTCCCGCATGGCCGGGCTCAGCGGCTGGGTGAAGTGGACCCGCTTCTATCTTCCGGCGATCTTCCCCTCCCTCGTCACCGGCTGGGTGACGGCCGAGGGCGGCGCGTGGAACGCCAGCATCGTCTCCGAATACGTCGAGAAAAGCGGCCATGCCTACACCGCCACCGGCGTCGGGGCCTATATCAACACCGCGATGACGAGCGAGCACTTCGGCAACCTCGCTGCCGCCTCCCTCGTCATGATCGCCGGTTTCGTCCTCATCCGGCGCGTTCTCTGGAAGCCCCTGCAGCGGCTCTCCCAGGATCGTTTCCGCATTTTGAACTAA
- a CDS encoding nitrate/sulfonate/bicarbonate ABC transporter ATP-binding protein gives MNAPSSLFQPAPIDPAALPLCELRRVSYAYGGESEEILHEINLVVRGNDAVALLGPSGCGKSTILRILAGLIHPKQGEVRVKDSPLHGINPGVGVVFQNFALFPWLTVSQNILLGLHKLQLPEQEQFDRLNTVIDLVGLQGYANSLPKELSGGMKQRVGFARAIIAQPEILCLDDPFSALDILTAETLRSELLRLWTDPALSLNSMVLVTNKIEETVLLARQIVVLAAHPCRVQTVVKNELPYPRDPDSPAFKQLVSQIHGILTQSILPDGPETTFSPESGVIPATSPADRGQAHIITPLPRALLSEVQGLVSILGDEAEDLYDLSCLINKDFAATLNVVKAAELLGFVDTPGQDVVLTPLGKRFRSLGIGGKKGILHDQIGKLKMIELVIRLIEASPDKILHEDRLIAELGRIFPHEKPKMLWKTILNWCRYAEVLDYDAHKREISRFEKVIFAPEAQPVPPAPSSAPSMGE, from the coding sequence ATGAACGCCCCTTCCTCCCTCTTCCAGCCCGCGCCGATCGATCCGGCCGCGCTTCCGCTTTGCGAGCTCCGCCGCGTCAGCTACGCCTACGGCGGGGAAAGCGAGGAGATCCTCCACGAGATCAACCTCGTCGTCCGGGGCAACGACGCCGTCGCCCTCCTGGGGCCCTCCGGCTGCGGAAAATCGACGATCCTCCGCATCCTCGCCGGCCTTATCCACCCGAAGCAGGGCGAGGTCCGGGTGAAGGACAGCCCCCTCCACGGGATCAATCCCGGCGTCGGCGTCGTTTTCCAGAACTTCGCCCTCTTCCCCTGGCTCACTGTCAGCCAGAATATCCTCCTCGGCCTCCACAAGCTCCAGTTGCCCGAGCAGGAACAGTTCGACCGCCTCAACACCGTCATCGACCTGGTCGGCCTCCAGGGCTACGCCAATTCGCTGCCGAAGGAACTCTCCGGCGGGATGAAGCAGCGCGTCGGCTTCGCCCGGGCCATCATCGCCCAGCCGGAGATCCTCTGTCTCGACGATCCCTTCAGCGCCCTCGACATCCTCACGGCGGAGACGCTCCGGAGCGAACTCCTCCGCCTCTGGACCGATCCGGCCCTCTCGCTGAATAGCATGGTGTTGGTGACCAACAAGATCGAGGAGACCGTCCTCCTCGCGCGACAGATCGTCGTCCTCGCCGCCCATCCGTGCCGGGTCCAGACGGTCGTGAAGAACGAGCTGCCCTATCCGCGTGACCCCGATTCGCCCGCCTTCAAGCAGCTCGTCTCCCAGATTCACGGCATCCTCACCCAGAGCATCCTCCCCGACGGGCCGGAAACGACCTTCTCCCCCGAATCGGGCGTCATCCCCGCCACCAGCCCCGCCGATCGCGGGCAGGCCCATATCATCACACCCCTGCCGCGGGCGCTCCTTTCCGAAGTCCAGGGCCTCGTGTCGATCCTCGGCGACGAGGCGGAAGATTTGTACGATCTCTCCTGCCTCATCAACAAGGACTTCGCGGCGACGCTGAACGTCGTGAAGGCGGCCGAATTGCTCGGCTTCGTCGATACGCCCGGCCAGGACGTCGTCCTCACGCCGCTCGGGAAACGCTTCCGCAGCCTCGGCATCGGCGGCAAGAAGGGGATCCTTCACGACCAGATCGGCAAATTGAAGATGATCGAACTCGTTATCCGCCTCATCGAGGCCAGCCCCGATAAGATCCTTCACGAAGACCGGCTCATCGCCGAGTTGGGCCGCATTTTCCCGCACGAAAAGCCGAAGATGCTCTGGAAGACTATCCTCAACTGGTGCCGGTACGCCGAAGTCCTCGATTACGACGCGCACAAGAGGGAAATCAGCCGCTTCGAGAAGGTGATCTTCGCCCCCGAGGCCCAGCCGGTCCCCCCGGCACCGTCCTCCGCGCCGTCGATGGGGGAGTAG
- a CDS encoding response regulator — MNPNAVLLLVEDDPNDVFLMKRALKTAKIGNPLKVAENGQEAIDYLAGLGKFANRERFPLPSLIFLDLKLPYKSGFEVLQWIRSQSFLNSTLVVVLTSSEEDRDSRKSQELGSRSFLVKPPTPAMLTTLMASLNDYWMKAAYSPLLSRPRSRE; from the coding sequence ATGAATCCGAACGCCGTCCTTTTGCTGGTGGAAGACGATCCCAACGACGTCTTCCTGATGAAACGCGCCCTGAAAACCGCCAAGATCGGCAATCCCCTGAAGGTCGCCGAGAACGGGCAGGAAGCCATCGACTACCTGGCGGGCCTCGGAAAATTCGCCAACCGGGAGCGGTTCCCCCTCCCGAGCCTGATCTTCCTCGATCTGAAGCTCCCCTACAAAAGCGGGTTCGAGGTGCTGCAATGGATCCGCAGCCAGTCCTTCTTGAATTCGACCCTGGTCGTCGTCCTCACCTCGTCGGAAGAGGATCGGGACAGCAGGAAAAGCCAGGAGCTCGGCTCCCGCTCCTTCCTGGTGAAGCCGCCCACCCCGGCCATGCTCACCACCCTGATGGCCTCCCTCAACGATTACTGGATGAAGGCCGCCTATTCCCCCCTTCTGTCGAGGCCCCGGTCGAGAGAGTGA
- the rpmF gene encoding 50S ribosomal protein L32 — MGVPKRKTSKARMRTRKAANKWTAPGLFTDKKTGNRHLPHTVDPKSGTYRGRQVLAVEE; from the coding sequence ATGGGAGTTCCCAAACGCAAGACGTCGAAGGCCCGCATGCGCACGCGCAAGGCCGCCAACAAATGGACGGCCCCCGGCCTCTTCACCGACAAGAAGACCGGCAACCGCCACCTGCCCCACACCGTGGACCCGAAGAGCGGCACCTACCGTGGCCGTCAGGTTCTCGCGGTCGAGGAATAA
- a CDS encoding AI-2E family transporter: MASPHFRHLTGPGIRQPLVWLGVIGATFLILLLFKAVLWLSVPLTLALVSYYLCAPLAERLKRLGLSHGQAVTAVVVGLLAATGLVVTSLLPGFGTFSDRFDFYVSKADGLSFSALRLLEDHYPWMARLHAADLAGGTIHGWAGQLIHRDVARVLGSLAVWIFPLLLVPYMTFFFLRDGSSFKKLLMRGVPNAFFERVMLLFHRMDHQIHQYFRGMAALTALDTLTLGFGLWLIGHHHPLFHPWNCLFLGLACAVLAWLPYLGSLLGCFLILLVCVAEAPGDPTLLVSAGGLFLIVRLVDDFIYSPLTVGKSLNIHPLLTVGMIFVGGAIAGIAGMVLVLPVLGICTVIGEVFELVWFDERLRARHAHAAALRKTAARESLQSR, encoded by the coding sequence ATGGCCTCCCCCCACTTTCGCCATCTGACGGGTCCGGGCATCCGGCAGCCGCTGGTCTGGCTCGGCGTGATCGGGGCGACGTTCCTGATCCTGCTCCTCTTCAAGGCGGTCCTTTGGCTCTCGGTCCCGTTGACCCTGGCGCTGGTCTCCTATTATCTCTGCGCCCCGCTGGCGGAGCGGCTGAAGCGGCTCGGCCTCAGCCATGGGCAGGCGGTGACGGCGGTCGTCGTCGGGCTGCTGGCGGCGACGGGCCTGGTGGTCACCTCGCTCCTGCCCGGGTTCGGGACGTTTTCCGACCGGTTCGATTTCTACGTCAGCAAGGCCGACGGCCTCTCGTTCTCGGCCCTGCGGCTGCTGGAGGATCATTATCCGTGGATGGCCCGCCTCCATGCGGCCGATTTGGCGGGGGGGACGATTCATGGCTGGGCCGGGCAATTGATCCATCGGGACGTGGCGCGGGTCCTCGGCTCGCTCGCCGTCTGGATTTTTCCGCTGCTGCTGGTCCCCTACATGACGTTCTTCTTCCTGCGGGACGGCTCTTCCTTCAAGAAACTCCTCATGCGGGGGGTGCCGAATGCGTTCTTCGAGCGGGTGATGCTCCTGTTTCACCGGATGGATCATCAGATCCACCAGTATTTCCGGGGCATGGCGGCCCTCACGGCCCTCGATACGCTGACGCTCGGGTTCGGCCTCTGGCTCATCGGCCATCACCATCCCCTGTTCCATCCGTGGAATTGCCTCTTCCTCGGCCTCGCCTGTGCGGTGTTGGCGTGGCTGCCCTACCTGGGCTCCCTGCTCGGCTGCTTCCTGATTCTCCTGGTCTGCGTCGCCGAGGCCCCGGGCGATCCGACGCTCCTGGTGAGCGCGGGGGGGCTCTTCCTGATCGTCCGGCTGGTCGACGATTTCATCTATTCGCCGCTGACGGTCGGGAAATCGCTCAATATCCATCCCCTGCTCACCGTGGGGATGATCTTCGTCGGCGGGGCGATCGCCGGGATCGCGGGGATGGTGCTGGTCCTGCCGGTGCTGGGGATCTGCACGGTCATCGGGGAGGTCTTCGAGCTGGTCTGGTTCGACGAACGGCTCCGCGCCCGGCATGCCCATGCCGCCGCCCTCCGCAAGACGGCGGCGCGGGAGAGCCTCCAGAGCCGGTAA
- the plsX gene encoding phosphate acyltransferase PlsX encodes MKIALDAMGGDFAPANPVAGAVLALREYPEITLALVGDETRVRAELAKHDVRGLESRFEVIHASQVVEMNDSPVESVRRKRDSSISRSVDLVKEGAAEAVVSAGHTGAAVASAVIKLRTLPGIERPGIATVLPTETNLFVLMDAGANIDATPRHLVDYAIMGSIYSRQVLGFENPRVGLMSIGTEDAKGNELTKETFTLLGSCGVNFKGNVEGHDLFENPVEVVVCDGFVGNVVLKTAESLASAIFHWLKTELMRSKLRMIGAWLARGAFKAIKKKTNYEEYGGSPLLGINGICIIAHGSSTPKAVKNAIRVAKEAIEHRINPTIVEYVAKLRPESAA; translated from the coding sequence ATGAAAATTGCGCTCGATGCCATGGGTGGCGATTTCGCCCCCGCCAATCCCGTTGCCGGAGCCGTCCTGGCCCTCCGGGAATACCCCGAAATCACCCTCGCCCTCGTCGGCGACGAGACCCGCGTCCGGGCCGAGCTCGCGAAGCACGACGTCCGCGGCCTCGAAAGCCGCTTCGAGGTCATCCACGCCTCCCAGGTCGTCGAGATGAACGACAGCCCCGTCGAGAGCGTCCGCCGCAAGCGCGATTCCTCCATTTCCCGCTCCGTCGACCTCGTCAAGGAAGGGGCCGCCGAGGCCGTCGTCTCCGCCGGCCACACCGGCGCCGCCGTCGCCTCCGCCGTCATCAAGCTCCGCACCCTCCCCGGCATCGAGCGCCCCGGCATCGCCACCGTCCTCCCGACGGAGACCAACCTCTTCGTCCTCATGGACGCCGGCGCGAACATCGACGCCACCCCCCGGCACCTCGTCGATTACGCCATCATGGGCTCGATCTACTCCCGCCAGGTCCTCGGCTTCGAGAACCCCCGCGTCGGCCTCATGAGCATCGGCACCGAGGACGCCAAGGGCAACGAGCTGACGAAGGAGACCTTCACCCTCCTCGGCTCGTGCGGCGTCAACTTCAAGGGGAACGTCGAGGGCCACGACCTCTTCGAGAACCCCGTCGAGGTCGTCGTCTGCGACGGCTTCGTCGGCAACGTCGTCCTCAAGACGGCCGAAAGCCTCGCCAGCGCCATCTTCCATTGGCTCAAGACCGAGCTGATGCGCTCGAAGCTCCGCATGATCGGCGCGTGGCTCGCCCGCGGCGCCTTCAAGGCGATCAAGAAAAAGACCAACTACGAGGAATACGGCGGCTCCCCCCTCCTCGGCATCAACGGCATCTGCATCATCGCCCACGGCTCCTCGACCCCGAAGGCCGTCAAGAACGCCATCCGCGTCGCCAAGGAAGCCATCGAGCACCGGATCAACCCCACCATCGTCGAGTACGTCGCGAAGCTCCGCCCCGAGAGCGCGGCCTAA
- a CDS encoding UbiX family flavin prenyltransferase has product MKLVVAITGASGSPYAQRLLAALAETDHHVDVVLSPHAAEVAAAETGPLVLPERFPVHPDNTMQVPFVSGSSKYDAMAIVPCSMGTLGRIAHGFSDSTITRAADVFLKEKRKLLLVPREMPWNLVHARNVVTLIEAGALILPASPSYYGKPQSVEEVVDTVVARILDHLGVAHALSHRWKESPAKE; this is encoded by the coding sequence ATGAAACTCGTCGTCGCCATCACCGGGGCCAGCGGTTCCCCCTACGCCCAGCGCCTCCTCGCCGCCCTGGCCGAGACCGACCATCACGTCGATGTCGTCCTCAGCCCCCACGCCGCCGAAGTCGCCGCCGCCGAGACCGGCCCCCTCGTCCTGCCGGAGCGGTTCCCCGTCCACCCGGACAATACCATGCAGGTCCCCTTCGTCAGCGGCTCGTCGAAGTACGACGCCATGGCGATCGTCCCCTGCTCCATGGGGACCCTCGGCCGGATCGCCCACGGCTTCAGCGACAGCACCATCACCCGCGCGGCCGACGTCTTCCTGAAGGAAAAGCGGAAATTGCTCCTCGTCCCGCGCGAAATGCCGTGGAACCTCGTCCACGCCCGCAACGTCGTCACCCTGATCGAGGCCGGGGCGCTGATCCTCCCCGCCTCCCCATCCTATTACGGCAAGCCGCAGAGCGTCGAGGAAGTCGTCGACACCGTCGTCGCGCGGATCCTGGACCACCTCGGCGTCGCCCACGCCCTTTCCCATCGGTGGAAAGAGAGCCCGGCGAAGGAATAA